The Haloplanus salinarum genome includes a region encoding these proteins:
- a CDS encoding tyrosine-type recombinase/integrase produces the protein MSDLEPLAPREAVDLYLDARQDDATEKTIEGQKYRLRAFIKWCEEEEVENLNELSGRDLYAYRVWRRDGGYSGEEIAPVTLHGDLATLRAFLWFCSDIDAVPDELPDTVQLPTVNGDGEVSESTLEPNRAEAILDYLGRYHYASRMHTAFLILWHTGCRVSALRGLDLRDLDLDGDRPQSDGPGIQFVHRPDTGTPLKNKKRGERWNAVSEYVADVIRDYVENRRVSATDEHGRKPLITTKNGRNSRSNLRDLLYKVTRPCWYGEGCPHDRDIEDCEAANHRRSRSTCPSARSPHDVRSGRATYYALADVNRRVVSDRMDASEDILDKHYDRRSARKKSEQRRDHLPDS, from the coding sequence GTGAGCGACCTCGAACCCCTCGCACCCCGCGAGGCCGTCGATCTCTACCTCGACGCCCGGCAGGACGACGCCACCGAGAAGACTATCGAGGGACAGAAGTACCGCCTTCGAGCGTTCATCAAGTGGTGCGAAGAGGAGGAAGTCGAGAACCTGAACGAACTCTCCGGACGTGATCTGTACGCCTATCGCGTCTGGCGTCGTGACGGTGGATACTCCGGCGAGGAGATCGCGCCGGTCACCCTGCACGGTGATCTTGCTACCCTCCGAGCCTTCCTTTGGTTCTGTTCCGATATCGACGCTGTTCCCGACGAACTTCCCGACACGGTGCAGCTGCCGACAGTCAACGGCGACGGGGAGGTGTCTGAATCGACTCTCGAACCGAATCGCGCCGAGGCGATTCTCGATTATCTCGGCCGCTATCACTACGCATCGAGGATGCACACCGCCTTTCTCATTCTTTGGCACACCGGGTGTCGAGTGAGCGCCCTTCGCGGCCTCGATCTCCGCGATCTCGATCTCGACGGTGACCGTCCACAGTCGGACGGCCCCGGCATCCAGTTCGTCCACCGGCCTGATACGGGTACTCCACTCAAAAACAAGAAGCGCGGCGAGCGGTGGAATGCGGTGAGCGAGTACGTCGCCGACGTGATCCGGGACTACGTGGAGAACCGGCGCGTCAGCGCCACCGACGAACACGGACGAAAGCCACTAATCACCACGAAGAACGGTCGAAACTCGCGTTCTAATCTTCGGGATCTTCTCTACAAGGTCACTCGTCCCTGCTGGTACGGTGAGGGGTGCCCCCACGACCGGGATATCGAGGACTGCGAGGCGGCGAACCACCGTAGAAGTCGCTCAACCTGTCCGTCGGCTCGGTCACCCCACGATGTTCGTTCGGGACGGGCGACTTACTACGCGCTGGCTGATGTGAATCGCCGGGTGGTCTCCGACCGGATGGATGCGAGCGAGGATATCCTCGATAAGCACTACGACCGTCGGAGCGCCCGTAAGAAGTCCGAACAGCGCCGTGACCACCTGCCTGATTCATGA
- a CDS encoding tyrosine-type recombinase/integrase: MSDDLEPLAPEKGVEMYLDHRRGSLHQRTIQAHGYRLKQFTEWLDADGITNLNDLTGRTIERYFADRRRDGVAETTIRGNSYTYRAFLRYCEAIEAVPKDLHEKVMIPELDKHQLARDHDLRPERVEDLLEHYRQFAYASREHVILELLFHIGCRVGALHGVDVADYHPDERYLTFVHREPETPLKNDVHGERPVALSERVVDVVEDYRRVNRPDVSDEQGRRPLVATTRGRMSISAMRDTVYRMTRPCEYGECPHDRDPDACEAMKTGRASRCPSSRAPHDVRAAAIMRMRGLDIPAEVVSARVNATQEVIEDYYDERTPRERMEQRREKLGDLE; this comes from the coding sequence ATGAGTGACGACCTCGAACCCCTCGCGCCCGAGAAGGGTGTCGAGATGTACCTCGATCACCGCCGCGGGAGCCTGCACCAGCGGACGATACAGGCCCACGGCTACCGTCTCAAGCAGTTCACCGAGTGGCTGGACGCCGATGGTATCACGAACCTCAACGACCTCACCGGGCGCACCATCGAACGCTACTTCGCCGATCGGCGCCGGGACGGCGTCGCGGAGACGACCATCCGCGGGAACTCCTACACCTACCGCGCGTTCCTGCGGTACTGCGAGGCCATCGAGGCGGTGCCGAAGGACCTCCACGAGAAGGTGATGATTCCCGAACTCGACAAGCACCAACTCGCCCGGGACCACGACCTGCGCCCGGAGCGCGTCGAGGACCTGCTCGAACACTACCGTCAGTTCGCGTACGCGAGCCGCGAACACGTTATCCTCGAACTGCTCTTCCACATCGGGTGTCGCGTCGGTGCGCTCCACGGCGTCGACGTCGCCGACTACCATCCCGACGAGCGGTATCTGACCTTCGTTCACCGCGAGCCGGAGACGCCGCTCAAGAACGACGTCCACGGCGAGCGTCCGGTCGCCCTCTCGGAGCGCGTCGTCGATGTCGTCGAGGACTACCGGCGCGTGAACCGCCCCGACGTGTCCGACGAGCAGGGACGTCGCCCGCTCGTCGCCACGACTCGGGGGCGGATGAGTATCTCGGCGATGCGGGATACGGTGTATCGGATGACCCGACCGTGCGAGTACGGCGAGTGCCCGCACGACCGCGACCCGGACGCCTGCGAGGCGATGAAGACCGGCCGCGCGTCGCGGTGTCCGTCGAGTCGCGCACCTCACGACGTCCGTGCGGCGGCGATCATGCGGATGCGCGGGCTCGACATCCCGGCTGAGGTGGTCTCGGCGCGGGTCAACGCTACGCAGGAAGTGATCGAGGACTACTACGACGAACGGACGCCCCGTGAACGGATGGAACAGCGCCGCGAGAAACTGGGTGATCTGGAATGA
- a CDS encoding winged helix-turn-helix domain-containing protein gives MTHADDRILEYLSSMSTATAWEIAYEQGVESDRRRIERRCRVLANAGFVDVYFRDVGLDDKYEITSWGELYLDGDVDAELRRPLPAVRPPDKVRPGWWAGFG, from the coding sequence ATGACCCACGCCGACGACCGCATCCTTGAGTATCTATCGTCGATGTCGACGGCGACAGCTTGGGAGATTGCCTACGAGCAGGGTGTCGAAAGTGACCGCCGTCGGATCGAACGGCGGTGTCGTGTCCTGGCGAACGCCGGGTTCGTCGACGTCTACTTCCGCGACGTCGGCCTCGACGACAAGTACGAGATTACCAGTTGGGGCGAGTTGTATCTTGACGGCGACGTCGACGCTGAGTTGCGGCGGCCGTTGCCGGCGGTTCGGCCGCCGGATAAGGTACGGCCGGGTTGGTGGGCGGGATTTGGATAG
- a CDS encoding J domain-containing protein, with product MSRIDWPAGFERTTERRRTSGSKFQASLADTTKSIAAEMDRMGVDSWRASTGSGGAYTKSNGLPKHNANPDDPGFVLRWSKDGEQFAVACDKYRRLRDNCRAVYLWVHETRMRGNRPVKTGQDEFAAARLPSGEEDTVVAGVSPHDVLDVAPDAPDHVVENAYRERVQETHPDKPGGDQEAFRRVQEAREALLDE from the coding sequence GTGAGCCGGATCGACTGGCCCGCGGGCTTCGAGCGGACGACCGAGCGCCGCCGGACGAGTGGATCGAAGTTTCAGGCGTCGCTCGCGGACACGACGAAGTCGATCGCCGCCGAGATGGACCGGATGGGCGTCGACTCTTGGCGCGCGTCGACCGGGAGCGGCGGTGCGTACACGAAGTCGAACGGCCTGCCGAAGCACAACGCGAACCCCGACGACCCCGGTTTCGTCCTCCGGTGGTCGAAGGACGGGGAACAGTTCGCCGTCGCCTGCGACAAGTACCGGCGGCTTCGGGACAACTGCCGGGCGGTGTACCTGTGGGTCCACGAGACGCGGATGCGCGGGAACCGCCCGGTGAAGACCGGGCAAGACGAGTTTGCCGCGGCGCGGCTTCCCTCCGGCGAGGAGGACACCGTCGTCGCCGGCGTGTCGCCTCACGACGTCCTCGACGTCGCCCCGGACGCCCCCGACCACGTCGTCGAGAACGCGTACCGTGAGCGCGTGCAGGAGACGCACCCGGACAAGCCCGGCGGCGACCAGGAGGCGTTCCGGCGCGTGCAAGAGGCACGGGAGGCGTTGCTCGATGAGTGA